A single genomic interval of Plantibacter sp. Leaf314 harbors:
- a CDS encoding GyrI-like domain-containing protein — MSEIEIIEKPLPAVRLAARRGVVPSQPDIADFVGPSFDAVASIIGDESGSLTTPIAQYHASEDGTEVVVGYAYNGAPREGFEIVTLPAERLAICGIHLGSMDRIAESWQSIHAEILARGFVPAGPCRELYVRAVSEDQSDWVTELQQPIAAAPAS; from the coding sequence ATGTCGGAGATCGAGATCATCGAGAAGCCCCTGCCCGCCGTTCGCCTGGCCGCCCGCCGTGGCGTCGTCCCCTCACAGCCGGACATCGCGGACTTCGTCGGCCCCTCGTTCGACGCGGTCGCGTCCATCATCGGCGACGAGAGCGGTTCGCTGACCACACCGATCGCGCAGTACCACGCGAGCGAGGACGGCACCGAGGTCGTCGTCGGCTACGCCTACAACGGCGCGCCCCGCGAGGGCTTCGAGATCGTCACGTTGCCGGCCGAGCGCCTGGCGATCTGTGGCATCCACCTCGGGTCGATGGACCGCATCGCCGAGAGCTGGCAGTCCATCCACGCTGAGATCCTCGCCCGGGGCTTCGTGCCGGCGGGGCCGTGCCGCGAGCTCTACGTGCGGGCGGTGTCGGAGGATCAGTCCGACTGGGTCACCGAACTGCAGCAGCCGATCGCTGCGGCACCCGCGTCCTGA
- a CDS encoding TetR/AcrR family transcriptional regulator → MGSTTTDGAATTRRRLSWDNRHAQLLDAFRDLVRTHDMDDVTLARVAAHAGVTKPVAYDHFGDRSGLLSEAYRAFEAHQRDALLQALAQAPSDLAAVSSLVAEAYIGCCIAEGIELAAVVSALSGSATLSALRSEAEQAYLEICREALEPFTGPLDPAPLSAIIGAGDALARNAVSGSMTMDRAGETLAVVVRAVALASAVPGAWPGGRAT, encoded by the coding sequence GCTCTCCTGGGACAACCGTCATGCCCAGTTGCTCGATGCCTTCCGCGATCTCGTCCGCACGCACGACATGGACGACGTGACGCTGGCGCGGGTGGCCGCGCACGCGGGGGTGACGAAGCCGGTGGCCTACGATCACTTCGGCGACCGGTCGGGTCTGCTGTCGGAGGCGTACCGGGCATTCGAGGCCCACCAGCGGGACGCCCTGCTGCAGGCGCTCGCCCAGGCGCCGAGCGACCTCGCCGCGGTGTCGTCCCTGGTCGCAGAGGCCTACATCGGCTGCTGCATCGCCGAGGGGATCGAGCTCGCGGCCGTGGTGTCCGCGCTCAGCGGCTCGGCGACGTTGAGTGCGCTCCGGTCGGAGGCGGAGCAGGCGTACCTCGAGATCTGTCGTGAGGCGCTGGAGCCCTTCACCGGCCCCCTCGACCCGGCGCCGTTGAGCGCGATCATCGGCGCGGGCGATGCCCTCGCCCGGAACGCCGTGTCCGGATCGATGACGATGGATCGGGCCGGCGAGACCCTCGCCGTGGTCGTCCGAGCGGTCGCCCTGGCCTCGGCCGTTCCGGGCGCTTGGCCGGGTGGTCGCGCAACCTGA
- a CDS encoding NUDIX domain-containing protein, whose translation MSHFSIVPASYVFLRRDRSVLLQRRQNTGYMDDCWSAGAAGHVELGETAASAAIREAREELGVEVAVEALSAVAVMQRTDGTENPMEQRVDWFFVCDVWGGEPLIREPIKCAELAWFRLDDLPVDLTAHERLALDALREGRRSAVLTFGF comes from the coding sequence ATGAGCCACTTCTCCATTGTTCCCGCGTCGTATGTCTTCCTGCGCCGCGATCGATCAGTCCTGCTGCAGCGACGGCAGAACACCGGTTACATGGACGATTGTTGGTCAGCGGGTGCCGCCGGTCATGTCGAGCTCGGTGAAACTGCGGCGTCTGCCGCGATCCGTGAGGCGAGGGAAGAACTCGGCGTCGAGGTGGCAGTCGAGGCGCTCTCGGCCGTGGCTGTCATGCAGCGCACCGATGGTACGGAGAACCCGATGGAACAGCGCGTCGACTGGTTCTTCGTCTGCGATGTCTGGGGTGGCGAACCACTGATCCGAGAACCGATCAAGTGCGCAGAACTGGCGTGGTTCCGCCTCGACGATCTGCCGGTCGACCTGACCGCTCATGAGCGGCTTGCATTGGACGCCCTGCGAGAGGGTCGCCGGTCAGCGGTCCTCACGTTCGGCTTCTGA